A window of the Salvelinus sp. IW2-2015 linkage group LG3, ASM291031v2, whole genome shotgun sequence genome harbors these coding sequences:
- the LOC111949374 gene encoding dual specificity tyrosine-phosphorylation-regulated kinase 4-like, protein MIIGIHPGYNAMFPEIHIKTGKPDDYSQQHKLQPECTRLGSSRAYQQQQNCGSGKGTLPKLDTKPLVVNNVKYHHLSECILPNITSKGLQNTCDRQLSGTRHQESFQDERSQSSTVESLPESINRKNNQEQERNIEGHNLPMSPAEVLKVFKDRLTEHEQEEIMDYSEVWYLGLDAKKMEGSPSLPHNSGYDDESGGYLKVAHDHIGFRFEVLEVIGKGSFGQVLKCLDHKTNELVAIKVIRNKKRFHHQAMVELKILDALRRKDRDNQHNVIHMKEHFYFRNHLCISFELLGVNLYELIKKNNFQGFSQILVRRFAYSLLKCLQMLHKEKIIHCDLKPENILLSHKGQGNIKVIDFGSSCYEQQRVYTYIQSRFYRSPEVLLGHPYSMAIDMWSFGCILAELYTGFPLFPGESEVXQIACIMEVLGMPPNDFLSTATRKRHFFDSKGNPRNITNSRGRKRQPNSKDLASVLKTNDPVFLDFIKHCLTWDPKKRMTPDEAMQHEWIQGARSNKFRPKTSTVRRPRESLSNVENNKNNKIEQHIPHKPALIXKIVDKAFYSPFSNATDRPKRENSVKLASAERLRPIGASAEGQMGEGRTKSTRAVSSSKQEVPRERSVHIVIRPQLEYTADADRDSLZPQQGLSPIT, encoded by the exons ACAGGGAAGCCCGATGACTACTCCCAGCAACACAAACTCCAACCTGAATGCACACGCCTTGGGTCCAGCCGGGCCTACCAGCAGCAGCAG AACTGTGGCTCGGGCAAAGGCACCCTGCCCAAGCTGGATACTAAGCCCTTGGTTGTAAACAATGTCAAGTACCATCACCTGTCCGAATGCATCCTGCCCAACATCACCAGCAAGGGCCTGCAGAACACCTGTGATAGGCAGCTTTCAGGAACTAGGCACCAGGAAAGCTTCCAG GATGAGAGATCacagagctccacagtggagagtcTGCCAGAGTCCATCAACAGGAAGAacaatcaggagcaggagaggaatATTGAGGGACACAATCTGCCCATGtctcctgcag AGGTCCTGAAGGTGTTCAAAGATCGTCTGACTGAGCATGAGCAGGAGGAGATCATGGACTACTCCGAGGTCTGGTACCTGGGCCTGGATGCCAAGAAGATGGAGGGTTCCCCCAGCCTGCCCCATAACTCTGGCTACGATGATGAGAGCGGAGGCTATCTGAAG GTCGCGCATGACCACATAGGCTTCCGGTTTGAGGTGCTCGAGGTGATCGGGAAAGGATCCTTCGGACAGGTCCTGAAGTGCCTGGATCACAAGACCAATGAACTTGTCGCCATCAAGGTCATTCGCAACAAGAAAAG GTTCCACCACCAGGCCATGGTGGAGTTGAAGATCCTGGATGCGTTGAGACGGAAGGACAGAGACAACCAACACAACGTCATTCACATGAAGGAGCACTTCTACTTCCGGAACCATCTCTGCATCTCCTTCGAGCTCCTGGG AGTGAACCTGTACGAACTCATCAAGAAGAACAACTTCCAGGGCTTCAGCCAGATCCTGGTGCGCCGCTTTGCCTACTCCCTCCTCAAGTGCCTGCAGATGCTGCACAAAGAAAAGATCATCCACTGTGACCTAAAACCG GAAAACATCCTTCTGTCACACAAAGGCCAAGGCAACATCAAGGTCATTGACTTTGGCTCCAGCTGCTACGAGCAGCAGAGAG TTTACACCTACATCCAGAGCCGCTTCTACCGTTCCCCAGAGGTGCTCCTGGGCCATCCCTACAGCATGGCCATTGACATGTGGAGCTTTGGCTGCATCCTGGCTGAGCTCTACACTGGCTTCCCCCTCTTCCCTGGGGAGAGTGAGGTGGAKCAGATTGCCTGCATCATGGAG GTGCTGGGAATGCCTCCAAATGATTTCTTGTCGACAGCGACCAGGAAAAGGCATTTTTTTG ATTCCAAGGGCAACCCCAGGAACATCACCAACAgcagggggagaaagagacagccCAACTCCAAGGATCTGGCCAGTGTCCTGAAGACCAACGATCCTGTCTTTCTGGATTTCATCAAACACTGTCTCAC gtgGGACCCTAAGAAGCGCATGACGCCCGACGAGGCCATGCAACATGAGTGGATCCAGGGGGCCCGCTCCAACAAGTTTCGGCCCAAGACCAGCACCGTGAGAAGACCCAGGGAGAGCCTGAGCAACGTGGAGAACAACAAGAACAACAAGATAGAGCAGCACATTCCCCACAAACCAGCCCTCATCARCAAGATAG TTGACAAGGCATTCTACAGCCCGTTCTCCAATGCCACAGACAGGCCCAAGAGAGAGAACTCTGTGAAGCTGGCGTCCGCCGAGCGCTTGCGTCCGATCGGGGCTTCGGCCGAGGGCCAGATGGGCGAGGGCAGGACCAAGAGCACCAGGGCTGTTAGCAGCAGCAAGCAGGAGGTACCTAGGGAGAGATCAGTCCACATCGTCATCAGACCCCAGCTGGAGTACACTGCAGACGCAGACAGGGACAGTCTGSAGCCCCAGCAGGGCCTGTCCCCCATCACATGA